A part of Chitinimonas koreensis genomic DNA contains:
- a CDS encoding ABC transporter ATP-binding protein, whose amino-acid sequence MQLHLEGVSKLVGAETHIHPLDLTLQPGKINVLLGQTRAGKTTLMRLMAGLDRPSQGRVLADGVDVTGVSVRRRKLAMVYQQFVNYPSFTVFENIASPLRLAGGLSDAEIRARVGAIAEKLHIAHLLDRLPGALSGGQQQRTAMARAMVKNAPLLLLDEPLVNLDYKLREELRAELKELFTGGQTTVVYATTEPQEALLLGGHTAVLDEGRLLQFAPTLEVFHHPATRRVAQVFSDPPMNLFPATVRGEAREVHLASDLALPLAGHLARLPAGGYTLGIRPSHLRLAPNTPDDVALHCEVELAEISGSDSYLHARHGGSDWVAQLPGVRELVPGSTVQLYIDPREVFAFDADGRLAGSPERNPA is encoded by the coding sequence GAAGGGGTGAGCAAGCTGGTGGGTGCGGAGACGCACATCCATCCGCTCGACCTCACCTTGCAACCCGGCAAGATCAACGTGCTGCTCGGCCAGACCCGGGCCGGCAAGACCACCCTGATGCGGCTGATGGCCGGCCTCGACCGGCCGAGCCAGGGCCGCGTGCTGGCCGACGGCGTCGACGTCACCGGCGTGTCGGTGCGGCGCCGCAAGCTGGCGATGGTCTACCAGCAGTTCGTCAATTACCCCTCGTTCACGGTGTTCGAGAACATCGCCTCGCCGCTGCGGCTGGCCGGCGGCCTGTCCGACGCCGAGATCCGCGCCCGCGTCGGCGCGATCGCCGAGAAGCTGCATATCGCCCACCTGCTCGACCGCCTGCCCGGCGCGCTGTCCGGCGGCCAGCAGCAGCGCACCGCGATGGCGCGCGCGATGGTCAAGAACGCGCCGCTGCTGCTGCTCGACGAGCCGCTGGTCAACCTCGACTACAAGCTGCGCGAGGAATTGCGCGCCGAATTGAAGGAACTGTTCACCGGCGGCCAGACCACCGTGGTCTACGCCACCACCGAGCCGCAGGAAGCGCTGCTGCTGGGCGGCCATACCGCGGTGCTCGACGAGGGCCGGCTGCTGCAGTTCGCGCCCACGCTCGAGGTGTTCCACCACCCGGCCACCCGCCGCGTGGCGCAGGTGTTCAGCGATCCGCCGATGAACCTGTTCCCGGCCACCGTGCGCGGCGAGGCGCGCGAGGTCCACCTCGCCTCCGACCTGGCGCTGCCGCTGGCCGGCCACCTGGCCCGGCTGCCGGCCGGCGGCTACACGCTCGGCATCCGCCCCAGCCACCTGCGGCTGGCGCCGAACACGCCCGACGACGTGGCGCTGCACTGCGAGGTCGAGCTGGCCGAGATCAGCGGCTCGGACAGCTATCTGCACGCGCGCCACGGCGGCAGCGACTGGGTGGCGCAACTGCCCGGCGTACGCGAGCTGGTGCCCGGCAGCACGGTGCAGCTCTACATCGACCCGCGCGAAGTATTCGCCTTCGATGCCGACGGCCGGCTGGCCGGCTCGCCCGAACGCAACCCGGCCTGA
- a CDS encoding ABC transporter ATP-binding protein, whose translation MARIELVGLGHRYPGNESYSLQPQTMTWQDGGAYALLGPSGCGKTTLLNIISGLLVPSEGRVLFDGRDVTALPPEKRNIAQVFQFPVIYDTMTVFDNLAFPLRNRKLPEPEVRSRVQEIAEILDLSGQLKRRAAGLSAEEKQIISLGRGLVRKDVAAVLFDEPLTVIDPHVKWLLRRQLKLIHQQLRLSLIYVTHDQIEALTFADQVVVMYEGQVVQMGTPQDLFETPAHTFVGHFIGSPGMNLLPCELNGASIRLGEQSLAIDAALATRLGQVGKPLTLAYGRSSSAWPAPTWRRSTPRWSGWKTSARSSC comes from the coding sequence ATGGCAAGGATCGAACTGGTCGGCCTCGGCCACCGCTACCCCGGCAACGAGAGCTACTCGCTGCAGCCGCAGACCATGACCTGGCAGGACGGCGGCGCCTACGCGCTGCTCGGCCCGTCGGGCTGCGGCAAGACCACGCTGCTGAACATCATCTCGGGCCTGCTGGTCCCCAGCGAAGGCCGCGTGCTGTTCGACGGCCGCGACGTGACCGCGCTGCCGCCCGAGAAACGCAACATCGCCCAGGTTTTCCAGTTCCCGGTCATCTACGACACGATGACGGTGTTCGACAACCTGGCCTTCCCGCTGCGCAACCGCAAGCTGCCCGAGCCCGAGGTGCGCAGCCGGGTACAGGAGATCGCCGAGATCCTCGACCTCTCCGGCCAGCTCAAGCGCCGCGCCGCCGGCCTGTCGGCCGAGGAGAAGCAGATCATCTCGCTGGGCCGCGGCCTGGTGCGCAAGGACGTGGCGGCGGTGCTGTTCGACGAGCCGCTGACGGTGATCGATCCGCACGTCAAGTGGCTGCTGCGCCGCCAGCTCAAGCTGATCCACCAGCAGCTCAGGCTGTCGCTGATCTACGTGACCCACGACCAGATCGAGGCGCTGACCTTCGCCGACCAGGTGGTGGTGATGTACGAGGGCCAGGTGGTGCAGATGGGCACGCCGCAGGACCTGTTCGAGACGCCGGCGCATACCTTCGTCGGCCACTTCATCGGCAGCCCGGGCATGAACCTGCTGCCGTGCGAACTGAACGGCGCGTCGATCCGGCTCGGCGAGCAGTCGCTGGCGATCGACGCGGCGCTGGCCACCCGGCTCGGCCAGGTCGGCAAGCCGCTGACGCTGGCGTACGGCCGGAGTTCGTCCGCGTGGCCGGCACCGACATGGCGGCGCTCGACGCCGAGGTGGTCAGGCTGGAAGACCTCGGCACGGTCAAGTTGCTGA
- a CDS encoding carbohydrate ABC transporter permease has product MKPINNKAWFLVLPVVLCVAFSAVIPLMTVVNYSVQDILGPDQKVFVGTEWFKAVLRDPELHGALLRQVIFSATVLAIEIPLGILLALALPAQGWKSSLALVLLAMPLLIPQNVVGTIWQIYGRTDIGLGGVVVSALGADYNYAADSLDAWLTVVVMDVWHWTPLIALLAFAGLRAIPEAYYQAARIDGASRLAVFRFIQLPKMRGVLLIGLLLRFMDSFMIYTEPFVLTGGGPGNATTFLSQYLTQKAVGQFDLGPAAAFSLIYFLIILLACFVFYTLLQNNAAAEQKTEA; this is encoded by the coding sequence ATGAAACCGATCAACAACAAGGCCTGGTTCCTGGTCCTGCCGGTGGTGCTGTGCGTGGCCTTCTCGGCGGTGATCCCGCTGATGACGGTGGTGAACTACTCGGTGCAGGACATCCTCGGCCCCGACCAGAAGGTCTTCGTCGGCACCGAATGGTTCAAGGCGGTGCTGCGCGACCCCGAGCTGCACGGCGCGCTGCTGCGGCAGGTGATCTTCTCCGCCACCGTGCTGGCGATCGAGATTCCGCTCGGCATCCTGCTGGCGCTGGCGCTGCCGGCGCAGGGCTGGAAATCGTCGCTGGCGCTGGTGCTCTTGGCCATGCCGCTGCTGATCCCGCAGAACGTGGTCGGCACCATCTGGCAGATCTACGGCCGCACCGACATCGGCCTGGGCGGCGTGGTGGTCAGCGCGCTCGGCGCCGACTACAACTACGCGGCCGATTCGCTCGACGCCTGGCTCACCGTGGTGGTGATGGACGTGTGGCACTGGACGCCGCTGATCGCCCTCTTGGCCTTCGCCGGCCTGCGCGCGATCCCCGAGGCCTACTACCAGGCCGCCCGCATCGACGGCGCCTCGCGGCTGGCGGTGTTCCGCTTCATCCAGCTGCCCAAGATGCGCGGCGTGCTCTTGATCGGCCTGCTGCTGCGCTTCATGGACAGTTTCATGATCTACACCGAGCCCTTCGTGCTGACCGGCGGCGGGCCCGGCAACGCCACCACCTTCCTCAGCCAGTACCTGACGCAGAAGGCCGTCGGCCAGTTCGACCTCGGCCCGGCCGCCGCCTTCTCGCTGATCTACTTCCTCATCATCCTGCTCGCCTGCTTCGTGTTCTACACGCTGCTGCAGAACAACGCGGCGGCCGAGCAAAAGACGGAGGCCTGA